The sequence CTGGTACGTACGGTGGGCGAGCTCTGGGCAAGCGGCCGCTTGCAGATTTACGAGGAGCATTTTGTGACCGAGCAGCTGATGTTGTTCGTCAGTACCGGGCTGGCGCGCCTGCCGGAGCCCGTGGCCTCCTCGGCGGTGTTGCTGCGACAGTTGCCGGGGGAGCAACATATACTGGGGTTGTTTATGGTCTATGCTCTGCTGGTTTCCAGGGGGACAAGGGCCATTTACCTGGGGGCTGAACTGCCGATGGATCAACTGGTTCAGGCAGTGGCAATTTTCCGCGGTGGCAGTAGGGCTTACTTTCAGCGGGTCTTATTCCTATAAACATATCCGCCCAGCACCTGTTTCAGAATTACGTGGCCTGCTACCCTCAAGCGTGGATATCTGGATAGGCAGAGAGGGGGTGCGTCGTTTGCCGAAGTCGCCGACCGGGATTTTACAGATCTAACGCGCTGGGACAAGCTTGTATAGTAGAGATTCGGCGTGCGTGACCCAATCAGCCCTGGCAGAGCGTTGACACAGACACATGCACTACCCGCAAATTTGAAACCGGGCCGGGTTGAGATAGCACTTATTCAGCGCGGCATGCTATCCTGTCCGTCGGTACTGAATGCCTGGAACGGGCGGTATTAACAGCATTATTTAACAATACGGCAGCTGGTAAACAGGGCTGGGAAGATGACCTGTTATCGGCCTGTTACTTTTTTACTGTGTAGAGCGCTATGTCAGCAACAAGCAGGGCCATAAGAGAAAAATGGAATCCAGGGGTCGCCGTTGTGTCCGGTGGCAAGGCGGCGAGTCACGGGCGAATCAGGGATATCCCTGTTGCCCGTCTCTGCTTGCCAGCCTGCGCCAGCGGTTCAGAGGGACGAGATAAACCGGCTTCACCGGTGGCGGTATGTTGCGCTTTGATCCGGCACAGCCCGCAGGCCACGGAATACGAGTTTCCCTGAGCCTATCTGTATGCCTATCACTGGCTGCGACGCGATGTGCACGTCAACTTGTGCGTGCCCGGGTGCTGGAAATCTTCCGGGGGCCCCGGTTTGGTTTATCTGATGGATCTCTTGCTGTGCGAATACCGCGGAGGCGTTTGTCCGCGGATATGTCCGGCCACTGGCAAGAGAGATCGGACGGAGGGACAGAAACAGGGCTATGATTTCAGCAACTACCTGAACGTAGCGCGGTGGTGATGCCGAACAGCTGGTGAGCTACTCGCTCAGAGATATGGCGTGAACTCGGGACTATTTACGCCAGACGTACGTGGCGCAGTTGCGGAAACAGTAGCGAGGGAGGACGCGCAACGCTGCTGGCGGTATGCTCGGCGCCGAAGACCGTGAAACGCCTGCGCGCTGGTGGATGTCCAGTTGCGCCGATGACGCTACTGCAAAGGGTAATGCCGCGTTACAGCAAAATGGGTCTGGTTCCCGCCATGGGCTGCCCGCAAACCTGTCGTCACTGCATGTTTACCTGGCGCCCGCCACGCGGCAAAAACGAAGACCCGGACGCCGTCTATCATCTGGTGGACAAATACACCGATAGCGTGTTGTTCACCGGCGGAGACCTGACCAAACAGCTGGATTATTTCTATGACGCGATTAGCGTAATGCGTCATGTCAAGAATTTCGCCCTGCTACTCAATGGGGATTTTGCCGATACCACGGGTGGCGAACGAGGTGTTGGGCAAGATGGCGAAGGCCATCGAAAGCCAGCCGAAAAAATGGGCAACGGCCAGGGTCTTGTTACAGATCAGTTTCGACGAATTTCACCAGGAGGTCTACGTTGACAAGCACGGCCTGCTCGCCGAGCGGATTCCCGTGGCGAAGATTGCCAATATTGTCGAACGTTATCCACGCTATGCACAGCAGATTCAACTCGCATTGCTGCATAAACAGACCAGTCTGAATTTCTCCAGGGACGTTCTGGAACAAGGGGGTGTTTGCCCGCCTGGCTGCCGAGCTGGGGAAACGTGGCCATCAGGTGCAGGTGGTGGATTGTACAGGCCTCGCCGCGTAGAAAGCACAATCCCAAGGCGCCGGACCAACTGGTACCGGTGCTGAAAGTACGCGACCTTCACGTTGGCCAAACACCCCGACAGTCCTATTCTTCTGACCAGCTCCACGCGATCGATGGTTATGGTCGGGCCGCCTTGCTGGAAGAGTGGAGACCGTTAAGGAAAAGGATCTGCTGCAGCAGGTTATCGCCCAGGGACCGCCGGCCGGAGAAAGTTTCGATATCGATATGATGTTGTGGTTTAATGGCTGGGTGACATCGTTTAACGCAGTCCACATATGTCTTCGGAGACCATCACCAGGACGGTATGGAACACGATTATGGCTCGTCAGCGTAAAGACCCGTTATGTCAGGCTCTGAATCGCTTCGATCGGCGCCTGCTGGAATTCTACGACGAAATACGCCCGATCTCAGCGCAGAAGATCAACGCAGCTACCGGCCCCCATCATCATTTTTCATGCCCTGACAGAAGAGCCGGCAGTGCGTTTACATATGACCCGACAGTTTGCTGAATATCAAGTAGCCTGATGAGATCAGAAAACCCCGGGGTTGTATTTTGTCTGCCTTGTTATGATCGCGAATCGAAATACATTCCGGGAGTATGAAGGGGACACCAGACGTAACAGGGCTTGTTATACAGTAACTTTCGTTGCTGCAGAAAAGTACTGGATAAAAGCGGAATAGCCAGGAAGCAGAAATATCAAGCTGCCAGTTCAGTGTCTGGCATCATTTTTTGAGTTATCCAATCTCGCGTTAGCGTATGCAGAAGATCTCGTTTATAACCAGCATGCTACCCCTGCACCCTGCAGGACAGGTTGAAGGGGCCGGGGTGTGGACTATATTCAGATGGCGCAGTCTTGTCATAAATCGATTATATTTTCCGGGGTTTACACATATGAAGAAAGTCATACTTGGTCTTGTCGGACTGGTGATAGTTGGCATCGTGGTTATTGTTTTCTACGTGTACAGCAATCTGGATGCGATCGTAAAAGCCGCAATTGAAAATACGGTTCCCAGGCCACGCAGACCGCTGTGCGTGTGGATGACGTGCGCATCAAACTTACCGAAGGGGATGGGGCAATTTATGACCTGACAGTGGCCAATCCCGAAGGATTTGACGAGAGGTATGCTATATCATTCGGTTAGACCGGACTGGGGATTGATCCAAGTTCAGTAAAAAGCGAGCCCTATGTGATTAATCACATCGCTGTACGTGATCCGCAAGTTTTCTTCGAAATCAATGCCGATAGAAAAGCCAATCTGAATGAGTTGAAGAAAAATCTCGGGATTCGCCCAGGCGCGTCAAAGGATGACTCCGCAGATACAACCAGTGCCGGGCCAAGATTGATCATCAAACGTATCACCTTTGAGCAGGGTGTCATCGATGCGAAGGTCACACCGCTCAACAAGGATTATACGCTTAAACTCCCCAATATAAACATGATAAACCTCGGCGGGAGTCAGGGTGCCAC is a genomic window of Thiohalophilus sp. containing:
- a CDS encoding radical SAM protein; translation: MKRLRAGGCPVAPMTLLQRVMPRYSKMGLVPAMGCPQTCRHCMFTWRPPRGKNEDPDAVYHLVDKYTDSVLFTGGDLTKQLDYFYDAISVMRHVKNFALLLNGDFADTTGGERGVGQDGEGHRKPAEKMGNGQGLVTDQFRRISPGGLR